From a region of the Streptomyces tirandamycinicus genome:
- a CDS encoding carbon-nitrogen hydrolase family protein — MMPGTTIAIVQMESKLGKPAQNLRKAERYIHQAAEQGAHLICLPEAFSTSGNILEVADVSVPIPGPETEFLCEQAGRAGAHVVAGLLERGDDGRYYSTSVLCGPEGTLLGRYRRVHCHELEARYLSSGSEYPVFDVGFGRVGLMQGYDINFPEVAREYGRRGVDVIVCSALVPEMFAYVANMRLPVRAVDAECIIAFASGIGTNLYAGFGYMGRSQILADPLFLEAERFDFVDGDERMVDLGKEAGVGVVEVDLDRMRRYRTKATLSGDLQPATYWQLERE, encoded by the coding sequence ATGATGCCCGGGACCACGATCGCGATCGTCCAGATGGAGTCCAAACTCGGCAAGCCCGCCCAGAACCTGCGCAAGGCCGAGCGGTACATCCACCAGGCCGCCGAGCAGGGGGCGCACCTGATCTGCCTGCCCGAGGCGTTCTCCACCTCCGGCAACATCCTCGAGGTCGCGGACGTGTCGGTGCCCATCCCGGGGCCGGAGACCGAGTTCCTCTGCGAGCAGGCGGGGCGGGCCGGTGCACATGTCGTAGCCGGCCTGCTGGAGCGCGGCGACGACGGCCGCTACTACAGCACCTCGGTGCTGTGCGGCCCGGAGGGGACCCTGCTCGGCCGGTACCGGCGCGTGCACTGCCACGAACTGGAGGCCCGCTACCTCAGCAGCGGGTCGGAGTACCCGGTCTTCGACGTCGGGTTCGGCCGTGTCGGCCTGATGCAGGGCTACGACATCAACTTCCCCGAGGTCGCACGGGAGTACGGCCGCCGCGGAGTCGACGTCATCGTGTGCTCCGCGCTGGTGCCCGAGATGTTCGCGTACGTGGCGAACATGCGCCTGCCGGTCCGGGCGGTGGACGCCGAGTGCATCATCGCGTTCGCGTCCGGGATCGGCACCAATCTGTACGCCGGATTCGGCTACATGGGACGCAGCCAGATCCTGGCGGACCCGCTGTTCCTCGAGGCCGAGCGATTCGACTTCGTCGACGGCGACGAACGGATGGTGGACCTCGGCAAGGAAGCGGGCGTCGGTGTCGTCGAGGTCGATCTGGACCGCATGCGCCGCTACCGCACCAAGGCCACCCTCAGCGGCGACCTGCAGCCGGCGACGTACTGGCAGCTCGAACGAGAGTGA
- a CDS encoding DNA alkylation repair protein has product MNVPEAAGELSTTLAARADPDFAAGMQRYFPYEIRALGVGNAAVAGIAADYFRDRRDVPAATRLLLAQELLARAKYHEEVLLGFAVLHKVARTQLGDELLDHCEHWLGTYVSNWAQCDDLCLKLLYPFFLGHPDLIPRTRRWVESDSPWVRRAANVAVVKFVRRTVGRTVFELPLPHVLGNCVRLMHDDDVYVQKGCGWLLKVTAEVHPDEVAEFLRTWHTEMPRDTFRYAVEKMDPRLRRSLMELGQG; this is encoded by the coding sequence ATGAACGTGCCGGAGGCCGCCGGCGAGCTGTCGACGACGCTTGCGGCCCGCGCCGATCCGGACTTCGCGGCGGGCATGCAGCGGTACTTCCCGTACGAGATCCGGGCGCTGGGCGTCGGCAACGCCGCCGTCGCCGGGATCGCCGCCGACTACTTCCGCGACCGGCGCGACGTCCCCGCGGCCACCCGGCTGCTGCTGGCCCAGGAGCTGCTGGCGCGCGCCAAGTACCACGAGGAGGTGCTGCTGGGCTTCGCGGTCCTGCACAAGGTCGCCAGGACGCAGCTGGGCGACGAACTGCTGGACCACTGCGAGCACTGGCTGGGCACGTACGTGTCCAACTGGGCGCAGTGCGACGACCTGTGCCTGAAGCTGCTGTATCCGTTCTTCCTCGGGCATCCGGACCTGATCCCGCGGACCCGGCGCTGGGTCGAGTCCGACTCCCCGTGGGTCAGGCGCGCCGCGAACGTGGCCGTCGTGAAGTTCGTCCGGCGCACGGTGGGCCGGACGGTCTTCGAGCTGCCGCTGCCGCACGTCCTCGGCAACTGCGTCCGGCTGATGCACGACGACGACGTCTACGTGCAGAAGGGCTGCGGCTGGCTGCTCAAGGTCACCGCCGAGGTCCATCCCGACGAGGTGGCCGAGTTCCTGCGCACCTGGCACACCGAGATGCCCCGCGACACGTTCCGGTACGCGGTGGAGAAGATGGACCCGCGGTTGCGGCGGTCCTTGATGGAACTGGGACAGGGGTGA
- a CDS encoding pentapeptide repeat-containing protein, producing MPTEDESVLLQGPGRWNEYARRRRAQGPFRPDLRKAVLHGADLQGAELADADFTGAVLTESYLISADLRGANLAGADLCEAYLILAELNGCRLVGANLEGADLSGADLTGAVLDASFRRSAVISDYLTIWP from the coding sequence ATGCCCACCGAGGACGAGTCCGTACTGCTCCAGGGGCCCGGACGCTGGAACGAGTACGCCCGGCGGCGCCGGGCACAGGGCCCCTTCCGGCCCGACCTGCGCAAGGCGGTGCTGCACGGTGCCGATCTGCAGGGCGCCGAGCTCGCCGACGCGGACTTCACCGGCGCCGTGCTGACCGAGTCGTATCTGATCAGCGCCGACCTGAGGGGCGCGAATCTCGCGGGCGCCGATCTGTGCGAGGCGTACCTCATCCTGGCCGAGCTGAACGGCTGCCGGCTCGTGGGCGCGAACCTGGAGGGCGCGGACCTCAGCGGTGCCGACCTGACCGGCGCGGTGCTGGACGCGAGCTTCCGGCGGTCGGCTGTGATCTCGGACTACCTCACGATCTGGCCATAG
- a CDS encoding B12-binding domain-containing radical SAM protein translates to MRVLLISTNKIRVPRPALPIGMAYISAALKHAGHHVDVLDLLWESRELKAVREKLTTRTYDVVGIAVRNLDNLTFIDPVFFGPMTEKIVQCVRKYTSAKVVLGGSGFSVEPLSFFEYAQPDYGIAGEGEAGVVQLLDHLESGGRLESISGLCYLDENGKFCQNPSNSAFDLGALEPDRSVYDPRYFEEGVSAASDLTRDHQPAIETLQTKRGCKLFCSYCIIRKTEGKGDRFKDPAEVVGEIQRAMKDNTAVREFEIVDATFNYPMEYAAEVCEEMIRAKLDVPWYCQLTPNAVTPEFVELLHAAGCIRVDLGTDALTDEALSDLMKGFDMARVLEIDRLFTASPIEHTHCIFLGGPGETPQALRESIRFTERFLNPAQIYANLGIRILSGTKLQRQAVKAGILQEGQGTFVPAFYVEPAILDDRETLDFVRNAYLSHKNWYLWWGLGGQNLTDRSRDTIRAVADMQQEYEYVMQGKPRLERAPKAATTRPLTLTIGTS, encoded by the coding sequence ATGCGCGTACTGCTCATCTCCACCAACAAGATCAGGGTGCCGCGGCCGGCCCTGCCGATCGGCATGGCCTACATCAGCGCCGCGCTCAAGCACGCCGGCCACCACGTGGACGTCCTCGACCTGCTCTGGGAGTCCAGGGAGCTCAAGGCGGTCCGGGAGAAGCTGACCACCCGGACGTACGACGTGGTCGGCATCGCCGTGCGGAACCTGGACAACCTGACGTTCATCGATCCGGTCTTCTTCGGCCCGATGACCGAGAAGATCGTCCAGTGCGTACGCAAGTACACCAGCGCCAAGGTCGTCCTCGGCGGATCCGGCTTCTCGGTCGAGCCGTTGTCCTTCTTCGAGTACGCCCAGCCGGACTACGGCATCGCGGGTGAGGGCGAGGCGGGCGTGGTCCAGCTCCTCGACCACCTCGAGTCCGGCGGGCGGCTGGAGTCGATCTCGGGACTCTGCTACCTCGACGAGAACGGGAAGTTCTGCCAGAACCCGTCGAACTCCGCGTTCGACCTGGGCGCGCTGGAGCCCGACCGGTCCGTCTACGACCCCCGGTACTTCGAGGAGGGCGTCTCCGCGGCCTCCGACCTGACCCGCGACCACCAGCCCGCCATCGAGACCCTGCAGACCAAGCGCGGCTGCAAGCTGTTCTGCTCCTACTGCATCATCCGCAAGACCGAGGGCAAGGGGGACCGGTTCAAGGATCCGGCCGAGGTCGTCGGCGAGATCCAGCGGGCCATGAAGGACAACACGGCCGTGCGGGAGTTCGAGATCGTCGACGCGACCTTCAACTACCCGATGGAGTACGCGGCCGAGGTGTGCGAGGAGATGATCCGGGCCAAGCTCGACGTGCCCTGGTACTGCCAGCTGACACCGAACGCGGTCACACCGGAGTTCGTGGAACTGCTGCACGCGGCCGGCTGCATCCGGGTGGACCTCGGCACCGACGCGCTCACCGACGAAGCCCTCTCGGACCTGATGAAGGGCTTCGACATGGCCCGGGTCCTCGAGATCGACCGCCTGTTCACGGCCAGCCCGATCGAGCACACCCACTGCATCTTCCTCGGCGGGCCGGGAGAGACCCCGCAGGCGCTCAGGGAGTCGATCCGGTTCACCGAGCGGTTCCTGAACCCGGCCCAGATCTACGCCAACCTCGGCATCCGGATCCTCAGCGGCACCAAGCTGCAGCGCCAGGCCGTCAAGGCCGGAATCCTCCAGGAGGGGCAGGGCACCTTCGTCCCCGCCTTCTACGTGGAGCCGGCGATCCTCGACGACCGGGAAACGCTCGACTTCGTCCGCAACGCCTACCTGAGCCACAAGAACTGGTATCTGTGGTGGGGTCTGGGCGGGCAGAACCTGACGGACCGTTCGCGGGACACCATCCGGGCCGTGGCCGACATGCAGCAGGAGTACGAGTACGTGATGCAGGGCAAGCCCCGGCTGGAACGCGCGCCGAAGGCCGCGACGACCCGGCCCCTCACCCTCACGATCGGCACCTCGTGA
- a CDS encoding carbamoyltransferase family protein, producing the protein MIVLGYNGFGRSAEIFGRLYRATGIDRHLLYGHDSSAALVVDGKLVAAVEEERLNREKKTSRFPVNAMRWCLESAGMSFDDVDTFAFSWQFSQDVVNRMITEITEDPAATVEQKFARLERLAQTHEAMFAQSATAADFLEHTGHRLSPGKLVRVPHHIAHLMTGYHLSGGRDAAFLVSDGRAEWLSSIMGEVRDGEVKIFDDMTIDSRHSLAMLFSVVTRYLGFVPNNDEYKVMGLAGYGTPPEPNPFLAHVVEMCPDGTYRIPYPGNAVPAYYELFDRIFGGDAKCREDFDYRVRVACAAQHMLETVTAGQFRTLETRSDLPRVIFEGGLALNCVNNSKLLERSRFSEMDVSFGASDVGVAIGAALFAGRQAGTPPRAGASPYLGPRYDAREIQAALRQYADRVVWRELDPADVPREAATLMRERCVIGWFQGRMEYGPRALGNRSILANPKFPDIKDIINERIKHREQFRPFAPVVLEHLAPDVFELGKKKSSPYMTFVVPVRPEYRESIQGACHVDGTSRIQTVTEQSNPLLAELLRQFTELTGIPCLINTSFNVAGEPIVCSPADALSCYLKTEMDHLFLGNFLVSRI; encoded by the coding sequence GTGATCGTTCTGGGCTACAACGGATTCGGCAGGTCCGCGGAGATATTCGGGCGCCTCTACCGCGCCACGGGAATCGACCGTCACCTGCTGTACGGCCATGACTCGTCCGCCGCCCTGGTCGTCGACGGGAAGCTGGTCGCCGCGGTCGAGGAGGAACGGCTCAACCGGGAGAAGAAGACGTCGCGCTTCCCGGTCAACGCGATGCGCTGGTGCCTGGAATCGGCCGGGATGTCCTTCGACGACGTCGACACCTTCGCCTTCTCCTGGCAGTTCTCCCAGGACGTGGTGAACAGGATGATCACCGAGATCACCGAGGACCCCGCGGCGACCGTCGAGCAGAAGTTCGCCCGCCTGGAGCGCCTGGCGCAGACCCATGAGGCGATGTTCGCCCAGTCCGCGACCGCAGCCGACTTCCTCGAGCACACGGGCCACCGGCTGAGTCCCGGGAAGCTGGTCCGGGTCCCGCACCACATCGCACACCTGATGACCGGATACCACCTGTCGGGCGGCCGGGACGCGGCCTTCCTGGTCAGCGACGGCCGGGCCGAGTGGTTGTCGTCGATCATGGGGGAGGTGCGCGACGGCGAGGTCAAGATCTTCGACGACATGACCATCGACTCGCGGCACTCGCTGGCGATGCTGTTCTCCGTGGTGACGCGGTACCTCGGATTCGTCCCGAACAACGACGAGTACAAGGTGATGGGGCTGGCCGGCTACGGCACACCGCCCGAGCCGAACCCGTTCCTCGCACACGTGGTCGAGATGTGCCCCGACGGCACCTACCGGATTCCCTACCCGGGGAACGCCGTTCCCGCGTACTACGAACTCTTCGATCGCATCTTCGGCGGAGACGCGAAATGCCGGGAGGACTTCGACTACCGGGTACGCGTCGCCTGCGCGGCCCAGCACATGCTCGAGACGGTGACCGCGGGCCAGTTCCGTACGCTCGAGACCAGAAGCGATCTGCCCCGCGTGATCTTCGAGGGCGGACTCGCCCTGAACTGCGTCAACAACAGCAAGCTGCTGGAGCGTTCACGCTTCTCCGAGATGGACGTCAGCTTCGGCGCCAGCGACGTCGGCGTGGCCATCGGGGCGGCTCTCTTCGCCGGCCGGCAGGCCGGCACACCGCCCCGGGCCGGCGCGTCACCGTACCTCGGCCCCCGCTACGACGCCCGGGAGATCCAGGCGGCCCTCCGGCAGTACGCCGACCGGGTCGTCTGGCGCGAACTGGACCCCGCGGACGTGCCGCGGGAGGCCGCGACCCTGATGCGGGAGCGGTGCGTCATCGGGTGGTTCCAGGGACGTATGGAGTACGGGCCGCGGGCCCTCGGCAACCGCAGTATCCTGGCCAACCCGAAGTTCCCCGACATCAAGGACATCATCAACGAACGCATCAAGCACCGGGAGCAGTTCCGTCCCTTCGCCCCCGTGGTCCTCGAGCACCTCGCGCCCGACGTCTTCGAACTCGGCAAGAAGAAGTCCTCGCCCTATATGACCTTCGTGGTCCCGGTGCGGCCCGAGTACCGGGAATCGATCCAGGGCGCCTGCCACGTCGACGGCACCTCGCGGATCCAGACGGTCACCGAGCAGAGCAATCCCCTGCTCGCCGAGCTGCTCCGCCAGTTCACCGAGCTGACCGGCATTCCCTGTCTGATCAACACCTCGTTCAACGTCGCCGGTGAACCCATCGTCTGCTCGCCCGCGGATGCTCTGTCCTGCTACCTCAAGACGGAGATGGACCACCTGTTCCTCGGCAACTTCCTGGTGTCGCGAATATGA
- a CDS encoding PucR family transcriptional regulator — MKGDYQELVDEISGLLGVPATLENRDFELIAFGAHDSDDDSTMDPVRTRSILTRKSTAEVRSWFEGFGITRAAGPVRIPAAPEAGVLRGRICLPVRHRGIVLGYVWLLDSRPGPTAAQLASAMDVTDRIGALLADEERAGADLSREFRAVLTAERGWQYDMALAALRTALGPAADGLHTVVCVAPWSSLDEAPSARAVAGASALCTVPWPRPRGPVEQRPAAAPGPGAVTGAPPAGPGGPGVPGRDGRDGTAGSGRTGQGARGGRGPDEDPRTALGPAGDGGADGHALAVLVRLRAADVLAPAVGAAGRLVEATGTRAGTGTRAAGVALPRRGTVGLDASWREAASAARAALAEPRHGPVAAWASIGPYRLLTALPSGLSPDPVTAALLAPAHAELARTAEVFLDCAGQAGRAAAALGIHRQTLYYRLSRVERLTGLDLDEGEDRLLLHMALKAARL; from the coding sequence GTGAAGGGCGATTACCAGGAACTGGTGGACGAGATATCGGGGCTGCTGGGCGTCCCGGCGACGCTGGAGAACCGGGACTTCGAACTGATCGCCTTCGGCGCGCACGACAGCGACGACGACAGCACCATGGACCCCGTCCGCACCCGTTCGATCCTCACCAGGAAGTCCACCGCCGAGGTGCGGTCCTGGTTCGAGGGCTTCGGCATCACCCGGGCGGCCGGCCCGGTACGGATCCCCGCGGCCCCCGAGGCAGGCGTCCTCCGCGGCCGGATCTGCCTGCCCGTCCGCCATCGCGGGATCGTCCTCGGCTATGTGTGGCTGCTCGACTCCCGGCCCGGGCCGACGGCCGCGCAGCTGGCGTCGGCCATGGACGTGACCGACCGGATCGGGGCCCTGCTCGCCGACGAGGAACGGGCCGGGGCGGATCTGTCGCGGGAGTTCCGCGCCGTGCTCACCGCCGAGCGCGGCTGGCAGTACGACATGGCCCTCGCGGCCCTCCGCACGGCGCTCGGGCCGGCCGCGGACGGGCTCCACACCGTGGTGTGCGTGGCCCCCTGGTCCTCCTTGGACGAGGCCCCGTCCGCCCGCGCCGTCGCGGGCGCGTCGGCCCTGTGCACGGTGCCCTGGCCCCGGCCGCGGGGTCCGGTCGAGCAGCGCCCGGCCGCGGCGCCCGGGCCCGGCGCGGTCACCGGCGCTCCTCCGGCCGGCCCCGGCGGCCCAGGCGTCCCCGGCAGGGACGGCAGGGACGGTACGGCCGGGTCGGGACGGACCGGGCAGGGCGCACGCGGCGGGCGGGGTCCGGACGAGGACCCTCGTACCGCCTTGGGCCCGGCCGGCGACGGCGGTGCGGACGGGCACGCCCTCGCCGTGCTGGTGCGCCTGCGCGCCGCCGACGTGCTCGCACCCGCTGTCGGCGCGGCCGGCCGGCTCGTGGAGGCCACCGGGACCCGCGCCGGTACCGGAACCCGTGCCGCGGGCGTCGCCCTCCCCCGCCGGGGCACGGTGGGCCTCGACGCCTCCTGGCGGGAGGCCGCCTCGGCCGCGCGGGCCGCCCTCGCCGAGCCCCGGCACGGCCCGGTCGCCGCATGGGCCTCGATCGGCCCGTACCGGCTGCTGACCGCCCTGCCGTCCGGGCTCTCCCCGGACCCCGTGACCGCGGCCCTGCTCGCGCCGGCGCACGCCGAACTCGCCCGGACCGCAGAGGTGTTCCTGGACTGTGCGGGTCAGGCGGGCCGTGCGGCCGCCGCCCTGGGCATCCACCGCCAGACCCTCTACTACCGGCTGTCCCGGGTGGAGCGGCTCACCGGGCTGGATCTGGACGAGGGCGAGGACCGGCTGCTGCTGCACATGGCGCTGAAGGCCGCCCGGCTGTGA
- a CDS encoding BtrH N-terminal domain-containing protein has protein sequence MDTFLILGAGKPGSAGCATLYAKEGRREFMSLLKADPYVGNHCESTTLVNLLQQREIGLSESFVFGLAGGLSFIYWRTKQMPTPFLGGRIKPDTLSENLAKALNLRLSVHETSSAKRAREHLLAELDSGTVVGLKLDRYFLDYSTDDFRFAAHYVACVGYDDDRFALVETQPLGLQWASGESLATARNAGGPMSSRNRAFTLDLPKGGIPDLGEAARKGIRSAAENFLNPPISNFGYKGMHKVADLMPQWLDDLESPADSLSEICTIMEDAGTGGGLFRTMWAEFLAETADVTGTGEFKEVSDMYRQVSKTWTEVAGLVQEAGAVSSPEPLRDASALVHEAAGEEQRLMQRLLELSD, from the coding sequence GTGGACACCTTCCTGATCTTGGGCGCCGGCAAACCCGGTTCAGCGGGTTGCGCTACGCTCTACGCGAAGGAAGGGAGACGTGAGTTCATGTCGCTATTAAAGGCAGATCCGTACGTGGGTAATCACTGCGAATCGACCACCCTCGTGAATCTTTTGCAGCAGCGAGAGATCGGCTTGTCGGAGTCGTTTGTCTTTGGCCTCGCCGGTGGCCTGTCGTTCATCTACTGGCGGACGAAGCAGATGCCGACGCCGTTCCTCGGAGGCCGCATCAAGCCCGACACGCTGTCGGAGAATCTCGCCAAGGCGCTGAACTTGCGGCTGTCCGTGCACGAGACGTCCTCGGCGAAGCGGGCGAGGGAACACCTGCTGGCCGAGCTTGATTCCGGAACCGTCGTCGGTCTCAAGCTCGACCGCTACTTCCTCGACTACTCCACCGACGACTTCCGGTTCGCGGCCCACTATGTCGCCTGCGTCGGGTACGACGACGACCGTTTCGCCCTGGTGGAGACTCAGCCGCTCGGCCTGCAATGGGCCTCCGGTGAATCCCTCGCGACCGCGCGGAACGCCGGTGGCCCGATGAGTTCGCGTAACCGCGCCTTCACCCTCGATCTACCGAAGGGCGGTATTCCCGATCTGGGGGAAGCCGCCCGCAAAGGCATCAGGTCGGCGGCGGAGAATTTTCTGAATCCGCCGATCTCCAACTTCGGTTACAAGGGCATGCACAAGGTCGCCGACCTGATGCCGCAGTGGCTCGACGACCTGGAGTCGCCCGCGGACAGCCTTTCCGAGATCTGCACGATCATGGAGGACGCGGGCACCGGCGGGGGCCTGTTCCGCACGATGTGGGCGGAGTTCCTGGCGGAGACCGCCGATGTCACCGGTACCGGCGAATTCAAAGAGGTCTCGGACATGTACCGGCAGGTGTCGAAGACGTGGACCGAGGTGGCCGGACTCGTGCAGGAGGCGGGCGCCGTGTCGTCGCCGGAACCCCTCCGCGACGCGTCCGCGTTGGTGCACGAGGCCGCCGGGGAGGAGCAGCGCCTGATGCAGCGTCTGCTGGAGCTGTCGGACTGA
- a CDS encoding BtrH N-terminal domain-containing protein encodes MSATGRYVHRRGIHCESACQCAVLAAGGYEVEEEIVFGLDGGFGFSFFPANGDAPDIAVGKQTIMPLRASRLMGVEVATHAPKSGAGLAKLLESAPAVMTRVDLGLLPYWGLDGRSSFGGYFVNVVRPLGSDAFEVSDPAFDEPVAVSAAELQAARSSRNSPPLNPDWRVYVFGAPRRTPQLDLVGPVAVRNLCREMLRPGSRQAGIPGMKLLATTAVTWPQSKRGEVEDVDSAGRAVRTDALARQLLHLGRQIESFGTGGGLFRPMIGRFLTRMADSTGDARYADAAGRFLDSGRLWSNLGSALLTAGTATARDDLKTLVDAVADTARSAMDVEKRALTALTTL; translated from the coding sequence ATGAGCGCGACCGGCCGCTACGTCCACCGGAGGGGTATCCACTGCGAGTCGGCCTGCCAGTGCGCCGTTCTCGCGGCCGGCGGATACGAGGTCGAGGAGGAGATCGTGTTCGGGCTGGACGGAGGCTTCGGCTTCTCGTTCTTCCCGGCGAACGGCGACGCTCCGGACATAGCCGTCGGCAAGCAGACGATCATGCCGCTCCGGGCGTCGCGGCTGATGGGCGTCGAGGTCGCCACCCACGCGCCGAAGTCCGGTGCGGGCCTGGCCAAGCTGCTCGAGTCGGCGCCGGCCGTCATGACCCGGGTGGACCTCGGGCTGCTTCCGTACTGGGGGCTGGACGGGCGCTCCTCCTTCGGCGGGTACTTCGTCAACGTGGTACGCCCGCTCGGATCCGACGCCTTCGAGGTGTCGGATCCGGCGTTCGACGAACCCGTGGCCGTGAGCGCCGCCGAACTGCAGGCGGCCCGCTCCAGCCGCAACTCGCCCCCGCTGAACCCGGACTGGCGGGTCTACGTCTTCGGCGCACCGCGCAGAACGCCGCAGCTGGACCTCGTCGGCCCGGTCGCCGTCCGCAACCTGTGCCGCGAGATGCTCAGGCCGGGCAGCCGGCAGGCGGGCATCCCCGGGATGAAGCTGCTGGCCACGACGGCGGTGACATGGCCGCAGTCCAAGCGCGGCGAGGTCGAGGACGTGGACTCGGCCGGCCGTGCGGTGCGGACCGACGCCCTGGCGCGTCAACTGCTCCACCTGGGCCGTCAGATCGAGTCCTTCGGCACCGGCGGCGGGCTGTTCCGCCCGATGATCGGCCGCTTCCTGACGAGGATGGCCGACAGCACCGGCGACGCACGCTACGCCGACGCGGCCGGGCGGTTCCTGGACAGCGGCCGGCTGTGGTCGAACCTGGGCTCCGCACTGCTGACAGCGGGCACCGCCACCGCGCGCGACGATCTCAAGACGCTCGTGGACGCCGTGGCGGACACGGCGCGGTCCGCGATGGACGTCGAGAAGCGGGCGCTCACCGCGCTCACCACTCTGTAG
- a CDS encoding proline dehydrogenase family protein: MLGPLILAASRSDRMRRLVSAAPMTKPVVDRFIPGETVDQVIPIVAGLTGRGLEVTLDVVGEDITTREQATAARDAYLRLIEQLAPLGLGTRAELSVKLSMFGQSLQGGHELALANVRPVVEAAAAIGTTVTLDAEDHTTLDSMFAVHEELRRDFPQTGCVIQSYLFRTEEDARRLAADGSRVRLVKGAYKEPASVAHQDKAEIDKAYVRILRTLMEGEGYPMIGSHDPRLISVGQELARRAGRKLDEYEFQMLYGIRSEEHLRLAAEGHRMRVYTAYGTDWYGYFMRRLAEKPANLLFFVRSMITKN, from the coding sequence GTGCTGGGTCCCCTGATCCTCGCCGCGTCGCGCAGCGACCGGATGCGCCGTCTCGTCTCGGCCGCGCCGATGACGAAGCCGGTCGTCGACCGCTTCATCCCGGGGGAGACGGTCGACCAGGTCATCCCGATCGTGGCCGGGCTCACCGGCAGGGGCCTGGAGGTCACCCTGGACGTGGTGGGCGAGGACATCACCACCCGTGAGCAGGCCACCGCGGCACGCGACGCCTATCTGCGGCTGATCGAGCAGCTCGCCCCCCTGGGCCTGGGCACCCGGGCCGAGCTGTCGGTCAAGCTGTCGATGTTCGGCCAGTCCCTGCAGGGCGGCCACGAGCTGGCGCTCGCGAACGTCCGCCCGGTCGTCGAGGCCGCCGCCGCGATCGGCACCACGGTCACCCTGGACGCGGAGGACCACACCACCCTGGACTCGATGTTCGCCGTCCACGAGGAGCTGCGGAGGGACTTCCCGCAGACCGGGTGCGTGATCCAGTCCTATCTGTTCCGCACCGAGGAGGACGCCCGCCGGCTGGCCGCCGACGGCAGCCGCGTCCGTCTGGTGAAGGGCGCCTACAAGGAGCCGGCCTCCGTCGCCCACCAGGACAAGGCCGAGATCGACAAGGCGTACGTCCGGATCCTCAGGACCCTGATGGAGGGCGAGGGCTACCCGATGATCGGGTCCCACGACCCGCGGCTGATCTCCGTCGGCCAGGAGCTCGCGCGCCGCGCCGGGCGCAAACTGGATGAGTACGAGTTCCAGATGCTGTACGGGATCCGGAGCGAGGAGCACCTGCGGCTGGCGGCCGAGGGCCACCGGATGCGGGTGTACACCGCGTACGGGACCGACTGGTACGGCTACTTCATGCGCCGACTCGCCGAGAAGCCGGCCAACCTGCTGTTCTTCGTCCGCTCGATGATCACCAAGAACTGA